One Pseudomonas sp. FP1742 genomic window carries:
- a CDS encoding efflux RND transporter periplasmic adaptor subunit, protein MSKNLLATLSLIALALTLSACDQSSTAEEQAPLATVRIETIEARPLSISSELSGRIAAPRIAEVRARVAGVVLQRVFQEGSDVKKGDVLFRIDPAPFKADLDSAEAALRKAEANAFQARLQEQRYAQLIEGNAISAQDYDNARANARQTAADVAANQAAVERAKLNLGYATVTAPISGRIGRALVTEGALVGQNETTPLALIQQLNPIHADLTQSTRELNDLRRAFRSGQLQQVGQGQAKATLIQDDGSLYPLPGKLLFTDITVDQGTGQIILRSEFPNPDLDLLPGSFVRVRLEQAFNQQGISVPQRAIQRDSAGIAQVLLLDAEQRVGQQPVELGAVQNDRWIVTRGLKPGDRIVTEGLQHARPGEKVQIDNTPLPLAQVSGQ, encoded by the coding sequence ATGTCAAAGAACCTGCTTGCCACACTCAGCCTGATTGCCCTGGCGTTGACACTGAGTGCTTGTGACCAGTCTTCGACCGCCGAAGAGCAAGCACCACTGGCCACGGTGCGCATCGAAACCATCGAAGCCCGCCCTCTGTCGATCAGCAGCGAACTGAGCGGGCGGATTGCCGCGCCGCGCATCGCCGAAGTCCGCGCCCGTGTCGCCGGTGTGGTGCTGCAGCGGGTCTTCCAGGAAGGCAGCGACGTGAAAAAAGGCGACGTTCTGTTCCGTATCGACCCGGCCCCCTTCAAGGCCGACCTGGACAGCGCCGAAGCCGCGCTGCGCAAGGCCGAAGCCAACGCGTTCCAGGCCAGATTGCAGGAGCAGCGTTACGCCCAGTTGATCGAAGGCAACGCCATCAGCGCTCAGGATTACGACAATGCCCGCGCCAACGCCCGGCAAACCGCCGCCGATGTCGCCGCCAACCAAGCCGCGGTGGAGCGGGCGAAACTTAACCTCGGCTATGCCACCGTCACCGCGCCGATTTCCGGGCGCATCGGCCGCGCGCTGGTGACTGAAGGCGCGCTGGTGGGGCAGAACGAAACCACGCCGCTGGCGCTGATTCAGCAGTTGAACCCGATCCACGCCGACCTGACGCAATCGACCCGTGAGCTCAACGACCTGCGCCGGGCCTTCCGTTCCGGCCAACTGCAGCAAGTCGGCCAGGGCCAGGCCAAAGCCACGCTGATCCAGGACGACGGCAGCCTTTATCCGTTGCCCGGCAAGTTGTTGTTCACCGACATCACCGTCGACCAGGGTACCGGCCAGATCATCCTGCGCAGCGAGTTCCCCAACCCGGACCTCGACTTGCTGCCGGGCAGCTTCGTTCGCGTGCGTCTGGAGCAAGCGTTCAATCAGCAAGGCATCAGCGTGCCGCAACGGGCCATCCAGCGTGACAGTGCCGGCATCGCCCAAGTGCTGTTGCTCGACGCCGAGCAGCGGGTCGGTCAGCAACCGGTAGAGCTGGGCGCGGTGCAGAACGATCGCTGGATCGTCACCCGCGGCCTCAAGCCCGGCGACCGCATCGTCACTGAAGGCCTGCAACACGCGCGCCCCGGTGAAAAAGTCCAGATCGACAATACCCCTCTTCCACTTGCCCAGGTTTCTGGTCAGTAA
- a CDS encoding efflux RND transporter permease subunit, whose amino-acid sequence MPQFFIDRPVFAWVVALFILLAGALAIGQLPVAQYPNVAPPKVEIYATYPGASAQTVDESVVSLIEGELNGADHLLYFESQSNLGSATITATFQPGTNPEMAQVDVQNRLKAVESRLPQAVTQQGLQVEKVSAGFLLLITLTSSDGKLDDVALSDYLARNVMNEIKRLDGVGKAQLYGAERAMRIWIDPQKLIGFNLTPADVNAAIVAQNAQVSAGSIGDLPTRTTQEITATVLVKGQLSTPEEFADIVLKANPDGSTVRIRDVARVEIGSQEYQFSTRLNGKPSTAVSVQLSPGANALSTATLVRAKMDELARYFPAGVEYKIPYDTSPFVKVSITKVVYTLGEALLLVFAVMFLFLQNIRYTLIPTLVVPVALMGTFATMLALGFSINVLTMFGMVLAIGILVDDAIVVVENVERIMATEGLSPKEATRKAMKQITGAIIGITLVLVAVFIPMAFMQGSVGVIYQQFSLSMATSILFSAFLALTLTPALCATLLKPIAKGEHHEKAGFFGWFNRRFEQLTERYQGWVAYALKRTGRYLLIYGVLLVGLGLCFSRLPSSFLPVEDQGYTITDIQLPPGASKNRTINVVEQIEAHNATEPGVGDSTVILGFSFSGSGQNAALAFTTLKDWSDRGSDDSASSIADRANIALSQIKDAMAFSVLPPPVDGLGTSSGFEFRLQDRGGLGHATLMKARSELLAAAEKSPILMNVRESALAEAPQVQLEVDRKQANALGISFADIGNVLTTAVGSAYINDFPNQGRMQRVVVQAEGDQRSQVADLLKIHVRNNAEKMVPLSAFVRANWTQGPAQLTRYNGYPAISISGEPAPGYSTGEAMAEIERLVAQGPAGLGQEWTGLSLQERLSGSQAPMLLGLSLLIVFLCLAALYESWSIPTSVLLVVPLGVLGAVLAVTLRGMPNDVFFKVGLITIIGLSAKNAILIIEFAKSLYDEGHDLIDATLQAARLRLRPIVMTSLAFILGVVPLAIATGASSASQQAIGTGVIGGMITATLAVVFVPVFFVVVMTWVKRLTKA is encoded by the coding sequence ATGCCGCAGTTCTTTATCGACCGCCCGGTGTTCGCCTGGGTGGTTGCCTTATTCATCCTGCTGGCCGGTGCGTTGGCCATTGGGCAGTTACCCGTGGCGCAATACCCGAACGTGGCGCCGCCGAAAGTCGAAATCTACGCCACCTACCCCGGCGCTTCGGCGCAGACCGTGGACGAAAGCGTGGTCAGCCTGATCGAGGGAGAACTCAACGGCGCCGACCATCTGCTGTACTTCGAATCCCAGAGCAACCTCGGCAGCGCCACCATCACCGCGACGTTCCAGCCGGGCACCAATCCGGAAATGGCCCAGGTCGATGTGCAAAACCGCCTCAAAGCGGTTGAGTCGCGCCTGCCTCAGGCGGTCACCCAGCAAGGTTTGCAGGTGGAGAAAGTCTCCGCCGGTTTCCTGTTGCTGATCACCCTCACCTCCAGCGACGGCAAGCTCGATGACGTGGCGCTCAGCGATTACCTGGCGCGCAACGTGATGAACGAGATCAAGCGTCTGGATGGCGTCGGCAAAGCCCAGTTGTACGGCGCCGAACGAGCGATGCGGATCTGGATCGACCCGCAGAAGCTGATCGGCTTCAACCTGACCCCGGCTGACGTCAACGCCGCCATCGTTGCGCAGAACGCTCAGGTTTCCGCAGGCAGCATCGGCGACTTGCCGACCCGCACCACTCAGGAAATCACCGCGACCGTTCTGGTCAAAGGCCAGCTGTCGACGCCTGAAGAATTCGCCGACATCGTGCTCAAGGCCAATCCCGACGGTTCCACCGTGCGCATCCGTGATGTGGCACGGGTCGAGATCGGCAGCCAGGAATACCAGTTCTCCACGCGCCTGAACGGCAAACCGTCCACCGCCGTCAGTGTGCAACTGTCGCCGGGCGCCAATGCCCTGAGCACGGCAACGCTGGTGCGGGCGAAGATGGATGAACTGGCGCGCTACTTCCCGGCGGGTGTCGAATACAAGATCCCGTACGACACCTCGCCCTTCGTCAAAGTCTCGATCACCAAAGTGGTCTACACCCTCGGCGAGGCGCTGCTGCTGGTGTTTGCGGTGATGTTCCTGTTCCTGCAAAACATCCGCTACACGCTGATCCCGACGCTGGTGGTGCCGGTGGCGTTGATGGGCACGTTTGCGACCATGCTCGCGCTGGGCTTCTCGATCAACGTGCTGACCATGTTCGGCATGGTGCTGGCCATCGGCATTCTGGTGGACGACGCGATTGTGGTGGTGGAGAACGTCGAACGAATCATGGCCACCGAAGGCCTGTCGCCCAAGGAAGCGACGCGCAAGGCGATGAAGCAGATCACCGGGGCGATCATCGGTATCACCCTGGTGCTGGTGGCGGTGTTCATTCCGATGGCGTTCATGCAGGGCTCGGTCGGGGTGATTTACCAACAGTTCTCGCTGTCCATGGCCACGTCGATCCTGTTCTCGGCGTTCCTCGCCCTGACGCTGACCCCTGCGTTGTGTGCGACGCTGTTGAAGCCGATTGCCAAGGGCGAGCATCACGAAAAAGCCGGATTCTTTGGCTGGTTCAACCGGCGCTTCGAACAACTGACCGAGCGTTATCAGGGCTGGGTCGCCTATGCGTTGAAACGCACCGGTCGTTACCTGTTGATCTATGGCGTGCTGCTGGTCGGCCTGGGATTGTGTTTCAGTCGCCTGCCCTCCTCATTCCTGCCGGTGGAAGACCAGGGCTACACCATCACCGACATCCAACTGCCACCCGGCGCGAGCAAGAATCGCACAATAAATGTGGTGGAGCAGATCGAAGCACACAACGCCACCGAACCGGGCGTCGGCGACAGCACAGTGATTCTCGGCTTCAGTTTTTCCGGCAGCGGGCAGAACGCGGCGTTAGCGTTCACCACGCTCAAGGACTGGTCGGATCGGGGCAGCGACGACTCGGCGAGTTCCATCGCCGATCGCGCCAACATCGCGCTGAGCCAGATCAAGGATGCCATGGCTTTCTCGGTGCTGCCGCCGCCGGTTGACGGTCTCGGCACCTCCAGTGGTTTCGAGTTCCGCTTGCAGGACCGTGGCGGCCTCGGCCATGCCACGCTGATGAAAGCGCGCAGCGAATTGCTCGCCGCCGCCGAGAAAAGCCCGATCCTGATGAATGTGCGCGAAAGCGCCCTGGCCGAAGCGCCACAGGTTCAGCTGGAAGTCGACCGCAAACAGGCCAACGCCCTGGGCATATCCTTTGCCGACATTGGCAATGTGCTGACCACGGCGGTCGGTTCGGCCTACATCAACGACTTTCCCAACCAGGGGCGAATGCAGCGAGTGGTGGTCCAGGCTGAGGGCGATCAACGCAGCCAGGTCGCCGATCTGCTGAAGATTCACGTGCGCAACAACGCTGAAAAAATGGTGCCGCTGTCGGCCTTCGTCCGGGCCAACTGGACCCAGGGCCCGGCGCAATTGACCCGATACAACGGCTACCCGGCCATCAGCATTTCCGGCGAACCGGCGCCCGGTTACAGCACTGGCGAAGCCATGGCGGAAATCGAACGGCTGGTGGCGCAAGGCCCGGCGGGGTTGGGTCAGGAATGGACCGGGTTGTCGCTGCAGGAACGCTTGTCCGGTAGCCAGGCACCGATGCTGCTCGGGCTGTCACTGCTGATCGTGTTCCTGTGTCTGGCGGCGCTGTATGAGAGTTGGTCGATTCCGACCTCGGTGCTGCTGGTGGTGCCGCTGGGTGTGCTCGGCGCGGTCCTGGCTGTAACCCTGCGCGGGATGCCCAATGACGTGTTCTTCAAGGTCGGGCTGATCACCATCATTGGCCTGTCGGCGAAGAACGCGATCCTGATCATCGAGTTTGCCAAGAGCCTGTATGACGAAGGTCATGACCTGATCGATGCCACGCTGCAAGCGGCGCGCCTGCGGTTGCGGCCGATTGTGATGACATCGCTGGCGTTCATTCTCGGGGTGGTGCCGTTGGCGATTGCTACCGGGGCCAGCTCGGCGAGTCAGCAAGCCATTGGTACCGGAGTGATCGGCGGGATGATCACGGCGACATTGGCGGTGGTGTTTGTACCGGTGTTTTTTGTGGTGGTGATGACGTGGGTGAAGCGCTTGACCAAAGCGTGA
- a CDS encoding DUF1345 domain-containing protein encodes MPFLARTHPRLSAAATFGVAAGILTPADSVISKILIGWNVGVWTYLILMLWLATRAKAPDVRRIAEIEDENAGLVLFVVCIAALASLATITFELAGSKDLETTRKLMHYGFTALTVIGSWLLIGVIFSVHYARLFYTWDGKDLALRFAEGLETPNYWDFLYFSFTIGVAVQTSDVGVATRDLRKIVLAQSLIGFVFNTAILGFSINIAAGLFN; translated from the coding sequence ATGCCCTTCCTCGCCCGCACCCACCCTCGCCTGTCCGCCGCCGCCACCTTTGGCGTCGCGGCAGGCATTCTGACTCCGGCCGATTCGGTCATCAGTAAAATTCTTATCGGCTGGAATGTCGGGGTCTGGACTTATCTGATCCTGATGCTCTGGCTCGCCACACGCGCCAAAGCCCCGGACGTGAGGCGCATTGCCGAGATCGAAGATGAAAACGCTGGGTTGGTGTTGTTCGTGGTGTGCATCGCGGCGCTGGCCAGTCTGGCGACTATCACCTTCGAACTGGCAGGCAGCAAGGACTTGGAAACCACCCGCAAGCTCATGCACTACGGTTTCACCGCCCTCACGGTGATCGGTTCATGGCTACTGATCGGCGTGATTTTCAGCGTGCACTATGCCCGCCTGTTCTACACCTGGGACGGCAAAGACCTGGCGCTTCGCTTCGCTGAGGGGCTTGAAACCCCCAATTATTGGGACTTCCTGTATTTCTCGTTCACCATCGGTGTGGCCGTGCAAACTTCGGACGTCGGAGTGGCTACTCGGGACTTGCGCAAAATAGTATTGGCGCAATCGTTGATCGGGTTTGTGTTTAATACTGCGATTCTGGGGTTTTCGATCAATATTGCGGCGGGGCTTTTCAACTGA
- a CDS encoding autotransporter outer membrane beta-barrel domain-containing protein, whose product MKFEKILGLTVMKFTGVLSYAVAIMAASESAYSRNLLPGEVETVSSGATPEAWFIPATATLNINGAGALNILVGGGTLNGDTAATSQIDASSGARINLARSTVTSTGFDTALALTDSSATVIGSTLTSQGRAMSLARDLQIPVGSTATVTGSTLLGGISGAAVTSLSTLNLADTRVEGTDPDGIGLELVGGHANVSAGSQIIGGLNGVMFGEDTVLNPGDRTGQSQLKLDGSTVQGRTGAAINVNFATPAGQPVLIEVNNGSNLIGGNGNLLEVIEGAAARFQVDNSKLFGNIEVAEGGQASVLLRNAASLDGNLVNVDLVTLDTRSALTGNIEGSGAGVVTLDNNAILQGAVTGVSNMSISRGAEWNMVGSNALTSLDMQGGSVRFGTNQAFTRLDIANLSGNGQFFMGTDVATGNTDFLNVTESASGKHELVVAATASEAVNGAPVKVGNIASGGAEFSLKNGQVDVGALAYKLVKKDQGLFLQPDAATPSTGSKTAMAIAGTVPTVIYSERTTLNTRLGDRRMAGTQPRTRSSAVLDSDTQGSISGLWIRTYGNQYNVKNAYGDGYKQNQTGVSVGVDTPLPVGDGQWLIGAFGGYSTTRLNLARGSSGTIDSIYLGTYLTWYDEDSGYYVDTVAKVNRFNNDVKVTLSDDTRTKGNFDNVGVSGSVEVGKHIVLNKGYFIEPSAQLGAAAVEGKTYRLDNGLHVDSDETRSLLGKVGMTVGREWVLDNGSKLQPRLHAAVSHEFVNNNRVSVNRTKFNNDLSSTSLELTGGLNWIPAKNKWQVYAEVGTSRGTKVDQALGGSVGLNVNF is encoded by the coding sequence ATGAAGTTTGAAAAGATACTGGGACTGACAGTTATGAAGTTCACAGGTGTGCTCTCTTATGCAGTGGCAATCATGGCCGCTTCAGAGTCCGCCTATTCGCGAAATCTTCTGCCGGGAGAGGTGGAAACCGTCTCCAGTGGTGCAACACCCGAAGCGTGGTTTATCCCCGCAACGGCAACTCTAAACATTAATGGTGCCGGCGCGCTGAATATCTTAGTCGGTGGTGGAACGCTCAACGGCGACACCGCTGCCACATCACAGATAGATGCATCTTCAGGTGCCCGCATCAATCTGGCCCGATCTACGGTGACCAGTACAGGTTTTGATACCGCACTCGCATTGACTGACAGCTCGGCCACTGTCATAGGCAGTACGTTGACCAGTCAAGGCAGGGCAATGTCCTTGGCTCGGGACCTGCAGATACCTGTGGGATCAACCGCGACCGTGACCGGCAGCACGTTGCTTGGAGGTATTTCAGGTGCCGCAGTGACGTCGCTCAGTACTTTGAACCTCGCCGATACCCGGGTGGAGGGAACGGATCCGGATGGCATTGGTCTGGAGCTGGTCGGCGGCCACGCCAATGTCAGTGCCGGCAGCCAGATCATCGGCGGTCTCAATGGCGTCATGTTCGGGGAGGATACGGTGCTGAATCCCGGCGACCGGACCGGGCAGAGCCAGTTGAAGTTGGACGGATCAACCGTGCAGGGCCGTACGGGTGCTGCGATTAATGTCAATTTCGCAACTCCGGCGGGCCAGCCGGTCTTGATCGAAGTAAACAACGGTTCCAACCTGATCGGAGGCAACGGCAACCTCCTGGAGGTGATTGAGGGTGCCGCTGCCCGATTCCAGGTCGACAACAGCAAGCTATTTGGCAACATCGAAGTCGCTGAGGGTGGACAAGCCAGCGTGCTGTTGCGAAACGCTGCAAGCCTTGACGGCAATTTGGTTAACGTTGATTTGGTGACACTCGATACCCGAAGCGCGCTGACCGGCAACATCGAAGGTTCCGGAGCTGGCGTCGTGACGCTGGACAATAATGCGATCCTGCAGGGTGCCGTCACGGGGGTCAGCAACATGTCGATCAGCCGTGGTGCGGAGTGGAACATGGTGGGCAGCAATGCTCTCACCAGCCTTGATATGCAGGGCGGCAGCGTACGCTTCGGAACGAATCAGGCGTTCACACGCCTGGACATCGCCAACCTGTCAGGCAACGGTCAGTTCTTTATGGGCACGGATGTTGCCACCGGCAATACCGATTTTTTGAATGTCACGGAATCGGCATCGGGCAAGCATGAGTTGGTGGTGGCTGCCACTGCCAGCGAAGCAGTCAACGGTGCGCCGGTCAAGGTGGGTAACATCGCCTCGGGAGGTGCGGAGTTCTCCTTGAAAAACGGTCAGGTAGACGTTGGCGCTTTAGCCTACAAGTTGGTGAAAAAAGACCAAGGACTGTTCCTGCAACCCGATGCGGCGACGCCAAGCACGGGGTCGAAAACAGCCATGGCAATTGCCGGTACTGTTCCCACAGTGATTTATTCTGAAAGGACCACCCTCAATACCCGTCTCGGCGACCGCCGAATGGCCGGCACCCAGCCTCGGACGAGGTCCTCCGCTGTCCTGGACTCGGACACTCAAGGCTCGATATCCGGTCTCTGGATACGTACTTACGGAAATCAGTACAACGTCAAAAACGCGTACGGTGACGGTTATAAACAAAATCAGACGGGTGTCTCCGTGGGGGTGGACACGCCACTGCCTGTGGGTGACGGCCAATGGCTGATCGGTGCTTTTGGTGGTTACAGTACCACTCGCCTGAATCTGGCGCGTGGCAGCTCTGGCACGATCGACAGCATTTATCTGGGTACTTACCTGACCTGGTATGACGAAGACAGCGGGTATTACGTTGATACCGTCGCCAAGGTCAACCGTTTCAATAACGACGTTAAAGTCACGCTGAGTGATGACACTCGTACAAAGGGTAACTTCGACAATGTGGGCGTGAGTGGTTCCGTCGAAGTCGGCAAGCACATCGTTTTGAACAAAGGATATTTCATCGAGCCTTCTGCACAACTGGGTGCCGCGGCCGTGGAAGGTAAAACGTACCGTTTGGACAACGGATTGCACGTGGACAGCGATGAGACCCGCTCTTTGCTCGGCAAGGTCGGCATGACGGTTGGTCGTGAATGGGTTTTGGACAATGGCAGCAAGCTTCAACCCCGCCTGCATGCCGCGGTCAGTCATGAGTTCGTCAATAATAATCGTGTCAGTGTGAACCGCACTAAGTTCAACAATGATTTGTCCAGCACCAGCCTGGAGTTGACCGGCGGACTGAACTGGATACCTGCAAAGAATAAATGGCAGGTGTATGCCGAGGTCGGAACCAGTCGTGGCACTAAAGTTGACCAGGCGCTGGGGGGGAGCGTGGGGTTAAATGTTAACTTCTAA
- a CDS encoding LacI family DNA-binding transcriptional regulator: MNDFSAAQRSRVTMLDVAEHAGVSKASVSRFIGDDRALLSDATALRIEQAIAELGYRPNQMARGLKRGRTRLIGMLVADIRNPYSIAVMHGVETACRQHGYSLVVCNTDRDDEQERQHLALLRSYNIEGLIVNTLGHHRDELRELHREMPMVLVDRKVEQLDSDLVGLDNPAAVEMAVAHLEARGYRDVLMVTEPYDGTSSRIERVSSFKAQIEQRTALSGAVVETGGDLTARLNTFLQTPGPGPKALFCANGIAALASTHALRELQCNLFEDVGLIALDDLDWYPLVGSGITALAQPTEDIGASAFECLLKRLRGDDGPVRTLDFPAQLVVRGSTLGNLQ, encoded by the coding sequence GTGAATGACTTCTCCGCCGCCCAGCGCAGCCGCGTGACCATGCTCGACGTCGCCGAACACGCCGGCGTCTCCAAGGCCAGCGTCTCGCGCTTCATCGGCGACGACCGCGCCCTGCTCTCCGATGCCACGGCCCTGCGCATCGAGCAGGCGATTGCCGAACTCGGTTATCGCCCCAACCAGATGGCCCGTGGCCTGAAGCGTGGGCGCACCCGCCTGATCGGCATGTTGGTGGCCGATATCCGTAACCCTTATTCGATTGCCGTGATGCACGGGGTGGAAACCGCCTGCCGTCAACACGGCTACAGCCTGGTGGTGTGCAACACCGATCGCGATGACGAACAGGAGCGGCAGCACCTGGCGTTGCTGCGCTCGTACAACATCGAAGGCTTGATCGTGAATACCTTGGGTCATCACCGCGATGAGTTACGCGAGCTGCATCGGGAAATGCCCATGGTGCTGGTGGATCGCAAGGTCGAGCAGCTCGATAGCGACTTGGTGGGGCTGGATAATCCGGCCGCCGTCGAGATGGCCGTTGCTCACCTTGAAGCACGCGGTTATCGCGATGTGCTGATGGTGACCGAGCCGTATGACGGCACCAGTTCGCGGATCGAGCGGGTCAGCAGTTTCAAGGCGCAGATCGAGCAACGTACGGCGCTCTCGGGCGCGGTGGTGGAAACCGGTGGCGATCTGACCGCGCGTTTGAACACCTTTCTGCAAACTCCCGGCCCTGGCCCCAAAGCGCTGTTTTGCGCCAACGGCATCGCCGCGCTGGCCAGTACCCACGCGTTGCGTGAGTTGCAGTGCAATCTGTTCGAGGATGTCGGGCTGATCGCCCTGGATGATCTGGATTGGTATCCGCTGGTGGGCAGCGGGATTACCGCCCTTGCCCAGCCGACCGAGGACATTGGCGCGAGTGCGTTTGAGTGTTTGCTCAAGCGGTTACGGGGGGATGACGGGCCGGTGCGGACTCTGGATTTTCCGGCCCAGTTGGTTGTGCGGGGGTCGACCCTTGGAAATCTTCAGTGA
- a CDS encoding sugar phosphate isomerase/epimerase — translation MNKPPVSISLSSYGAELVRQRGQGSFIEVLAAAHATHIEWREELLTDESPLQLATDTQSQGLESIYSSPIELWLAGQSKPNPELITTLARAETFGAKWLKVSLGYFTNKNDLQTLSRALTRSPVQLLVENDQTLHGGRIEPFQRFFADVEQHQLPIKMTFDIGNWQWQDQSAASAARLLGRHVGYVHCKAVARRADGKLVAVPPAASDLHLWGQLLRHMPQGVMRAAEYPLQGDDLVQLTTEHVATLACLGQLRLENAHV, via the coding sequence ATGAACAAACCACCCGTTTCCATCAGCCTGTCCAGCTACGGCGCAGAACTCGTCCGCCAACGCGGCCAAGGCAGTTTCATCGAGGTATTGGCCGCTGCCCATGCCACGCACATCGAGTGGCGCGAAGAGTTGCTGACGGACGAAAGCCCGCTGCAACTGGCCACCGACACCCAGTCCCAAGGCTTGGAAAGCATCTATTCCTCGCCGATAGAACTATGGCTGGCGGGTCAGTCGAAACCCAATCCCGAACTGATCACCACCCTGGCGCGCGCCGAAACGTTCGGCGCCAAATGGCTGAAGGTCTCCCTGGGTTACTTCACCAACAAGAATGACCTCCAGACCCTCAGTCGCGCACTGACCCGGAGCCCGGTACAGCTGCTGGTGGAAAACGACCAGACCTTGCACGGCGGTCGCATCGAACCGTTCCAGCGCTTTTTCGCCGATGTCGAACAACATCAGCTGCCGATCAAAATGACTTTCGACATCGGCAACTGGCAATGGCAGGACCAATCCGCCGCCAGCGCCGCGCGGTTGCTCGGTCGGCATGTCGGCTACGTGCACTGCAAGGCAGTGGCGCGCCGGGCCGACGGCAAACTGGTGGCGGTGCCACCGGCCGCCAGTGACCTGCATCTGTGGGGCCAACTGCTGCGGCACATGCCCCAAGGGGTGATGCGCGCGGCGGAGTATCCATTGCAAGGCGATGACCTGGTGCAACTGACTACCGAACATGTCGCCACCCTCGCCTGTCTCGGCCAATTACGTCTGGAGAACGCGCATGTCTGA
- a CDS encoding sugar kinase: MSEFDILSFGETMAMFVAEQNGDLADVGHFHKRIAGADSNVAIGLSRLGFNVAWLSRVGADSLGRFVIDTLEKEGLDCSHVDIDPAHPTGFQLKSRADDGSDPVVEYFRRGSAASHLSVQSISLSLLNARHLHATGIPPALSASARAMSFELMTRMRDAGRSVSFDPNLRPSLWASEQQMISEINRLAALAHWVLPGLSEGRLLTGFEEPADIAAFYLDQGAEAVAIKLGPHGAYYRTHQDEGFVAGVPVATVVDTVGAGDGFAVGLISALLENHSVAQAVQRANWIGSRAVQSRGDMEGLPNRLEMSAEFAAVIREQARSHRGSVSEPDPMWERACSRRGHHSH, translated from the coding sequence ATGTCTGAGTTCGATATCCTGTCGTTCGGCGAAACCATGGCGATGTTTGTCGCCGAGCAGAATGGCGATCTGGCCGACGTCGGCCACTTCCACAAACGCATTGCCGGGGCGGACAGCAACGTCGCCATTGGCTTGTCGCGGTTGGGGTTTAACGTCGCCTGGCTGAGCCGGGTGGGCGCTGATTCTCTTGGCCGGTTCGTCATCGATACGCTGGAGAAAGAAGGCCTGGATTGCAGCCACGTTGACATCGACCCGGCGCACCCCACCGGGTTTCAACTCAAATCCCGCGCAGATGACGGCAGCGATCCGGTGGTCGAGTATTTCCGTCGCGGTTCGGCGGCCAGTCACTTGTCGGTGCAGTCGATTTCCCTGTCGCTGCTCAACGCCCGGCACTTGCACGCCACCGGCATTCCCCCGGCGCTATCCGCGTCGGCCCGGGCAATGTCCTTCGAACTGATGACCCGCATGCGCGATGCCGGGCGCAGCGTGTCCTTCGACCCGAACCTGCGGCCGAGCCTGTGGGCCAGCGAACAGCAGATGATCAGCGAGATCAACCGCCTCGCCGCCCTCGCCCATTGGGTACTGCCGGGGTTGAGTGAAGGACGGTTGCTGACCGGTTTCGAGGAACCGGCTGACATCGCGGCGTTTTACCTCGACCAGGGCGCCGAAGCCGTGGCGATCAAGCTTGGCCCGCACGGTGCGTATTACCGCACGCATCAGGATGAAGGTTTCGTTGCCGGCGTGCCCGTGGCAACGGTGGTCGATACGGTCGGTGCCGGTGACGGGTTTGCCGTCGGCCTGATCAGCGCCCTGCTGGAGAACCACAGCGTTGCCCAAGCCGTGCAGCGTGCCAACTGGATCGGCAGCCGCGCGGTACAGAGCCGTGGGGATATGGAAGGGTTGCCCAATCGACTGGAAATGTCCGCCGAGTTTGCGGCCGTCATTCGCGAGCAAGCCCGCTCCCACAGGGGATCTGTGTCTGAACCCGATCCAATGTGGGAGCGGGCTTGCTCGCGAAGAGGCCATCACAGTCACTGA